The Amycolatopsis japonica nucleotide sequence CTGCCATGCCTATGTCCTTTTCAGTAGCGGCACTGGGCGCAACCGCACCCCGTGCGCTGGGCAAGGGTCCCCGCCCCGTGGAACGGGTTGGGGTACGAAATCTCGACTCCCACGAAGTCCTCCGCGAAGCGGTTCGTACCCCCGAGATACTTGCGCTCGACTTCGCGGGCAATCGCCCGGTCACTTACACCGTCTTCGATCGTGTAGTCGCAGTCTTCAAGCCAAGAACGCATCTCACGGATGACGACGTGAAGCGTTCCGGCGAACATCCCCGCGCAATCGTGGCCAAGACTCGCTTTGACGTCTGGCCAGACACACCCGCAACGGGCGCAGCTCAGGCGAACGGGTGCGTCGATGGGCATAGAAATGTCCTTTCAGGACTGATCAGGTTTGAAGGCTCTACCCCTGACGACGGTTAGCCGCCAGGGGGAGCCACGTGCCACCCGGGGGAATCGAACCCCGTTGGAACCGAGCGTCACTAGCGACGCTTCCGCGCCCGTCCTCGGTTTCCGGCTGCCTAGCCGGGTGGCGTGCCCACCCCCTTCGGGGTGCCCATCCTTGAATCTCCGTAGCGGTTGCCGGTACCAGCGCCCCTTACGGGCCGCACCACTCACGCTCTACCGGCCGTGGCCGGTGTCGTCGCGGTGAGCCGCTTTGCAGACAGGATCTCGGGTCTTCAGTTGTCAAGGTCCGCACCTCCGGGACTCTCACCCCCGGGGGCTGTCTGGCTTCCCGGTGTCCCGGTCGGCCTGACAAGAACGACTGTACGGCGGACAGTGTCCGGCGTACAAGGAGAATTTCCAAGAAAATGCGTTTCCCCTGGTAAATAACGACGCATGTCACCCGATTGGAGCAACGCCACCAGGGCGTCATTGTCGAGAATTCGACCCCGAAAGTGACCGCGATCACACGACGGACGGTCCTGCCGGGTGTCGCAGTGTTCCGACTTGGGGAAGGGGGATACAGGGGGATGGGGCGCCAACATCCCGGACAACGTCCGGGCGGATGGGCCCTTGAGGGCCCTTGTCCCCGGAAGGGGCCGCCTCCGGGCGGACCCACTACAGGGAACCGCCGAAGCGGTTCCTAGGACGCGCGTAGGCGCGCGTAGGCGCGCGTAGGCGCGCGGAAGGGTGCCCAAGGGTGTCTTGGCAAGGAAGTGCCCGAAGGGAACGCCTCCCAAGGAACTGGGAGACCGAAATACGTCCCAAAGTCCTAGAGAGGGACCGGTACGTCTGCCAGATCAAGGGTCAAGGGTGCACGCGCCATGCCACTGACGTAGACCACGTGACCCCCGGTGATGACCACTCCCTAGCGAACCTCCGTGCGGTGTGCAGCACGTGTCACGGGCGCAAGTCCAGTGCAGAGGGGGTAGCAGCGCGGGCCCGCTTACGGGCACTGCGCGCACGTCCACTAGGCAGGCACCCGGGGTATAGGCAGACTGCTACTGGGCAGAGTACGTGCAGGTAGGCGCACTGCCGCGCGCTAGCAGAGTGGGGTGTCCCTGCTTCCCTTTCGGGCACGCTGCGCGTGCTTCCCCTGTCTCGCAACGGCTTTTTAACCTTGAGGTTGTCCACTCTGGACACTAGTACCCGGTACCTCCAGGGGGTATAGCCCTCCCCCGCGCCCTCGCAGATCGGTGCGTATAGCGGTTGGCCGGCTAGATGCGTCGCATCACCCGCTGTTTTCAGTGTGACACCGGGGGTATGCCCTGTCACATCCACGAGCCCGGAGGAGGGGCATGACCGACACCAAGCCGAAGGCCCCTCGGGGGCTGAAAACCGCAGGCCGGCGCCTGTGGGCCGACATCGTCTCCGAGTGGGATCTCCGCCCGGACGAGCTACGCGTCCTCGGGGACGCGTGCCGGGAAGCTGACCTCATCGAACGCCTCGAAAAGGGCTTGGAAACGGCCCCGTTGACCGCCCAGGGGTCGATGGGCCAGGAGGTAATCCACCCGCTTTGGTCCGAGGTCCGCCAGCACCGAACGACCTTGGCGAGCCTGCTTCGCCAGCTCAAGCTCGCGGAGGTCGACGAGGGAGCCGGGGCCGTCTCCGATACGCCGGCCAAGCCGATGACCCGGCAGGAGTCCGCCAAGAAGGCGGCCCAGGCCCGCTGGGGTACCTGATGGCCCGCTCTCGGCGGGTCCGGAAGGCGATCGGCTCCGTGGACCAGCTCGTCGCCGAGCTGCCCGAGCCGTTCCTCACCCCCTGCCTTGGCGAAGACCCCCTCCGGTCGCTCACGACCTACGTGGCCGAGCTGACCCAGTGGGTAGCCGGCCAGGGAGTCCGGCCGGAGGCCGTCCAGCGGACGACGATCGAAGTCATGGCCGCCATCGGCGCGGCCCCCTCCGAGTGGTACCGGCGGTCAGCCGCCCGATAGACCTCCGGCCCCGGCGGGTCGAGCGCGTGTCCCCTCCTCTCCACGCCGCTCCCCGCTGGGGCTGGGCCACACTACCGAGTTGCCAACGCCTGTTCGGCCTCGTCCTCGGAGTCGTAGTAACCGACCGGTCCGTGCGTATTACATACGAGCCGCCAGTCGCCTCGAAGGTTCACGATGAACAACTTACTGCGCTCATGGTCGCATTCTATTTCTTCCATGAATCCATTCTACCGGCCGTAAACGAACCGTCCTTGTACAGGTCGGTCGGCCGTCTTTCCTCGGTAGCTCAATTGGCAGAGCAGCGGGCCGTTAACCCGCGCGTTGGAGGTTCGAGTCCTCCCCGGGGAGCCAGGTGGCCGCTCGCTACGTGCGAGCGCGACAGGCCGGTGGAAACCACCACGGGATGCGGGTTCAACTCCCGCCAGTCCGGCCACAAGGGGATCAGGCGACTGGTCGAGCATCCGGCTTCCAAACCCGGCGAACGAGGTTCGATTCCTCGGGTCCCCGCAAACGCCCCGGAACCGGCTCTGCCCACGGCACACCGGCCGGGGCTTCGTCTTCCATCCGCGCCGACAGGAGGCCCATGACGTTCCGATTCAGCCTCTTCGGCCGAGAGGTCTTCGCCATCGAGCTGTTTGGAGCCACTTCCGGCGGCCCCGAGTACACGGCCGAGTTCGACGAGGCCGGCGACCTCATTCGCCTCGGCGCGTACACCGAGCTGGCTGACGACGAACCGGCCTTCGAAGACCGGCTCGAACTGCCGTACGGCTTCAGCCCGCCCAACGAGACCGACTAGGAGGTGAACGGGAGTGCGGAGCACCACGGTCCGCCTCCCGGACCTCATCCCGGCCCCGGCCCACGTCATCGGGCCGACGTGGCGACGGCTCAAGACCGGCGGCTACTGGCTGCCCGAGCGCTCGCTCGGCTGGGAGATCATCAACTGGATGGCCATGTTCTTGGCCATGCCCGGCGATCCGGACAAGCCGTTCCTGCCGACACCGGAGCAAGCGAGGTTCCTGCTCTGGTGGTACGCGGTCGACGAGAACGGCATCTTCGCCTACCGCGCAGGGATCTTCCGGCGGATGAAGGGCCACGGCAAGGACCCGTTGGTCGCCGCAATGTCGCTTGCGGAGTTGTGCGGCCCGGTTGCGTTCAGTCATTTTGACGAGAATCGTCAGCCGGTTGGGAAAAGGCGCGCGAGCGCCTGGGTCCAGATCGCCGCCGTGTCGCAGGACCAGACGCGGAACACCTTCACACTTTTCCCCGCTATGGCGACGAAAGCGCTTCGGCAGACGTACAGCGTCGAACTGAACAAGACGATCATCTACGCCGACGGCGGCGGCATGATCGAGGGTGTCACCTCCAGCCCCCTGGCGTTGGAAGGTAAGCGACCCACGTTCGTGGTGCTGAACGAGGTCCAATGGTGGGTCGAGAGCAACGACGGCCACTCGATGTACTCGGTGATCGAAGGTAACGTCACCAAGTCCTCGGGCGGTGTAGCGCGCTACCTCGCGATCTGCAACGCGCACGTCCCGGGCCAGGACAGCATCGGCGAACGCCTGTGGGACAACTTCCAGGCCGTTCAGTCCGGTCAGGCCATCGACACCGGCATCCTGTACGACGCGCTTGAAGCTCCGGCGGACACGCCGGTCTCCGAGATCCCGTCGCCGGACGATGACGTCGAAGGTTACGAGGCCGGCATCGCCCGGCTTCGTGCCGGACTCGCGATCGCCCGAGGCGACGCGGTCTGGTTGAACCTCGACGTCATCATCGCGTCCATTTTGGACACGAACAACGCGATCACGGAATCGCGACGGAAGTTTTTGAACCAGATCAATGCGTCTGAGGACTCTTGGATCGCGCCGAACGAGTGGAACCACCCGGCCATCCGGATTCCGGATTTGGCACTCCAGCCGGGCGACATGATCACACTCGGGTTCGACGGTTCGAAGTCGAACGACTGGTCTGCACTGGTGGCTTGCAGGATCGAGGACGGGGCACTGTTCCCGCTGAAGGTCTGGAACCCCGAGAACTACGGCGGGGAAGTCCCGCGCGGTCAGGTAGACGCGACGGTCCGCTCCGCGTTCGAGCGGTACAACGTCGTCGCGATGCGCGCGGACGTTCGCGAGTTCGAGTCCTATGTGGACTCTTGGGGTAAGGACTTCAAGCGCAAGATCAAGGTCAACGCCTCCCCCGGCAACCCGGTGGCGTTCGACATGAGAGGGCAGCAGAAGAAGTTCGCCTTCGACTGCGAGCGGTTCCTCGACGCAGTCCTGGAGCTGGGTCTCCTTCACAACGGCGACCCGGTGCTGACGAGCCACATCACGAACGCCCACAGGCGACCGACCAACTACGACGCCGTCTCGATCGGGAAGGCCAGCAAGGACAGCTCGCGAAAGATCGACGCGGCTGTCTGTGCCGTCCTCGCGTTCGGCGCAAGGCAGGAATACCTCATGTCCAAGAAGCAGCGTTCAGGAAGGGTAACGGTGATGCACTGATGGCCAGCGACAACATCGCCCTCCTGACGAAGCTCGTGCACGACTTCGACGGGCGACAGGATGGCCTCGAAAGCAACCTGTCCTACTACGACGGTTCCGCCCAGCCTACCCAGATCGGACTCGCGACCCCGCCGAACATGCGGAGCCTGCTCGTGTCCATCGGGCTATCCCGGACCTACCTCAACGCGATTGAGGAAAGGTTGGATGTCGAGGGCTTCCGCATCTCGGGCAAGGCTCGCGCGGACAAGCGGCTGTGGGAGTGGTGGCAGGCCAACAACCTCGACGAGCAGTCGAGCTTCGGTCACACCGAATCCCTCATGCACGGGCGGGCCTACATCCTCGGTTCCGCACCGGACCCGGAAGACCCACTCGATGACCCCGAGGTCCCGAAGCTGACGGTCGAGGGGCCCCAGCGCGTGTGGGCAGACATCAACCGCCGGAACGGCCGCGTGAAGAACGCGGTCCGCGTCCTGCGGGACGACGTCACGTACGCGGCGGA carries:
- a CDS encoding HNH endonuclease, whose product is MSWQGSARRERLPRNWETEIRPKVLERDRYVCQIKGQGCTRHATDVDHVTPGDDHSLANLRAVCSTCHGRKSSAEGVAARARLRALRARPLGRHPGYRQTATGQSTCR